The following coding sequences are from one Candidatus Nanopelagicus hibericus window:
- a CDS encoding NAD+ synthase, which yields MSQTGQIRIALAQINPTVGDLSKNADLISKYAFDAANAGAVVVVYPEMVLTGYPVEDLANRPSFRAASIAAITKLAARINNEGNGDLTLLVGYLGESDAARPQNCVAVIYRGEIVATYIKHHLPNYGVFDEYRNFTPGNHSLVIRVCGVDIGIAICEDIWQSGGPVAELTKRNIGLLLVPNGSPYEINKDDARLALVQKRAIEVGAPLAYVNMTGGQDDLVFDGDTIVVGPTGEVIARAPQFEDGLAVIDLDVRLASSDPDLIISNPPILKYKKLQSGVARRLGDLEEIWQGLVIGLRDYVEKNNFKSVILGLSGGIDSALTAALAADALGSNRVFGVAMPSKYSSQHSLADAKELAINTGLNYRIIEITPMVANLIENLHLAGVAEENLQARVRGITLMGLSNQEGHLVLATGNKSELAVGYSTLYGDAVGGFAPIKDLYKTQVWQLAKWRNELAILQGQTPPIPVNSIEKEPSAELAPDQKDSDSLPPYGTLDQILAIYIDQDGGRPAAIAAGFDPALVDKVVRLVDRAEYKRRQYPPGTKISSRAFGKDRRLPITSHWNES from the coding sequence GTGAGCCAGACCGGACAGATCAGAATCGCACTTGCCCAGATCAACCCAACTGTTGGTGATCTAAGTAAGAACGCTGATCTAATATCTAAGTACGCCTTTGATGCCGCCAACGCAGGCGCCGTGGTTGTGGTCTATCCGGAGATGGTTTTAACCGGTTATCCAGTAGAGGATTTAGCAAACCGACCATCATTTAGAGCAGCCTCAATTGCGGCGATCACAAAGCTTGCAGCCCGGATTAATAATGAGGGCAATGGTGATTTAACTTTGCTAGTTGGCTATCTGGGAGAAAGTGATGCTGCCCGGCCACAAAACTGTGTTGCAGTTATTTATCGGGGCGAAATAGTTGCCACCTATATCAAGCACCATCTGCCAAATTATGGCGTTTTTGATGAGTATCGAAACTTCACCCCCGGCAATCACTCATTGGTAATTCGAGTTTGTGGGGTGGATATTGGGATTGCTATTTGTGAGGATATTTGGCAAAGCGGTGGCCCAGTTGCGGAGTTAACTAAACGCAATATCGGCTTATTACTGGTGCCAAATGGCTCACCCTATGAGATCAATAAAGATGATGCCAGATTAGCTTTGGTGCAAAAGCGGGCGATTGAGGTTGGCGCCCCACTTGCCTATGTCAATATGACAGGTGGTCAAGATGATTTAGTTTTTGATGGCGACACAATTGTGGTTGGCCCAACTGGTGAGGTAATTGCCAGAGCCCCACAATTTGAGGATGGATTAGCTGTAATTGATCTTGATGTCAGATTAGCCTCATCTGATCCTGATTTAATTATCTCTAATCCGCCAATATTAAAGTATAAAAAGCTGCAATCTGGTGTGGCCAGAAGGTTGGGAGATCTAGAGGAGATCTGGCAAGGCTTAGTAATTGGTCTTCGTGATTATGTGGAGAAAAATAATTTTAAATCTGTAATTCTCGGCTTATCTGGCGGAATTGATTCTGCATTAACTGCAGCCTTAGCAGCTGATGCCCTTGGTAGTAATCGAGTTTTTGGCGTAGCAATGCCAAGCAAGTACTCATCGCAGCACTCACTAGCTGATGCAAAGGAGCTTGCGATAAATACCGGTTTAAATTATCGAATCATTGAAATAACTCCGATGGTGGCAAACTTAATTGAAAATCTACATCTGGCAGGAGTTGCAGAGGAGAATCTGCAAGCACGGGTGCGGGGTATTACCTTGATGGGATTATCCAATCAAGAGGGGCATCTGGTTCTGGCCACCGGCAATAAATCTGAGTTAGCAGTTGGCTACTCCACCTTGTATGGCGATGCAGTTGGCGGATTTGCGCCAATAAAAGATTTATATAAAACCCAGGTTTGGCAGTTGGCAAAGTGGCGCAATGAGTTGGCAATCTTGCAAGGGCAAACTCCACCTATTCCAGTTAACTCAATTGAAAAAGAGCCAAGTGCGGAGCTGGCACCTGATCAAAAGGATTCTGATTCTCTGCCCCCTTACGGAACACTTGATCAGATCTTGGCTATATATATAGATCAAGATGGTGGCCGGCCAGCTGCGATCGCTGCCGGTTTTGATCCTGCTCTGGTGGACAAGGTAGTTAGGTTGGTAGATCGGGCTGAGTACAAACGGCGGCAGTATCCACCAGGCACAAAGATCTCAAGTAGGGCATTTGGTAAGGATCGCAGATTGCCTATTACCTCACATTGGAATGAATCTTAA